Proteins found in one Exiguobacterium sp. 9-2 genomic segment:
- a CDS encoding PilZ domain-containing protein: MKIKRNEPFRYTLKTPVTGEFYLLKNEQRTPKGLMKIHNISPNGMAITTALKLPLQKSMKIVVEFSLIEGHEPLCIDGFLLHEKPSGPERLYGIHLNSTITDREKIISQVKQIVQLERSLHKD; the protein is encoded by the coding sequence CGCTATACATTGAAAACACCCGTAACGGGCGAGTTTTATTTGCTGAAAAATGAGCAACGGACACCAAAAGGCTTGATGAAGATTCATAACATCTCACCAAATGGAATGGCAATCACTACTGCATTAAAACTGCCTCTTCAAAAATCAATGAAAATCGTTGTTGAGTTCTCGTTAATCGAAGGGCACGAGCCGCTCTGCATCGATGGATTTTTATTGCATGAGAAGCCTTCTGGTCCTGAGCGGTTGTACGGTATCCATCTTAATTCGACAATAACTGATCGCGAAAAAATTATTTCACAAGTGAAACAGATCGTGCAATTAGAACGGTCACTTCATAAAGACTAA
- a CDS encoding glycoside hydrolase family 13 protein: protein MERKWWHDSVVYQIYPRSYKDSNGDGIGDLNGIVEKLDYLKTLGIDVIWLSPVYDSPNDDNGYDIRDYEAIMKEFGTMDDFDRLLDEAHARDIKIVMDLVINHSSDEHRWFAESRQSKDNPYRDYYMWRPANPDGSLPNNWGSIFSGPAWEYDESTNEYYLHLFSKKQPDLNWENEQMRQEVYGMIRRWLDRGIDGFRMDVINLISKTPGLPDATVHPGALYGDGGEHYINGPRVHEFLHEMNEASFGKYDVLTVGEMPGATTDDAILYTDPARKEVNMVFTFEHMDLDSGPNGKWDVIPFDLLKLKQNFTKWQTALHETGWNSLYWNNHDQPRVVSRFGNDTTYRVESAKMLATLLHLLKGTPYIYQGEEIGMTNVAFEDITDYEDIEIRNMWKERTAQGASPAELLRSIHIKGRDNARTPMQWDASGNAGFSTGTPWLKVNPNYPDINVKQALADEQSIFYYYQQLIRLRHDHELVVYGRYELLLEDHPEVYAYSRTLEGETWYIYCSFADHDIHVPISHATTDRVIGNYADTNTSDGLTLRPYESVVFRTFDA, encoded by the coding sequence ATGGAACGTAAATGGTGGCATGATAGTGTCGTTTATCAAATTTACCCTCGTAGTTACAAGGATTCGAATGGAGATGGAATCGGTGACTTAAACGGAATCGTTGAAAAATTGGATTATCTGAAGACACTTGGCATCGACGTCATCTGGTTAAGTCCAGTCTATGATTCACCGAATGACGACAATGGATATGATATCCGAGATTATGAAGCCATCATGAAGGAATTCGGAACAATGGATGATTTTGATCGTCTTCTAGATGAAGCGCATGCACGAGATATCAAAATTGTCATGGATCTCGTCATCAATCATTCGTCGGATGAACATCGGTGGTTTGCGGAATCGCGTCAAAGCAAGGACAATCCGTATCGGGATTATTACATGTGGCGTCCAGCAAATCCAGACGGTTCATTACCGAACAATTGGGGTTCGATTTTCTCTGGTCCTGCATGGGAATATGATGAGTCAACAAATGAGTATTACTTACATCTATTCTCGAAAAAACAGCCTGACTTGAATTGGGAAAATGAACAGATGCGTCAAGAGGTTTATGGGATGATCCGTCGTTGGTTAGATCGAGGAATCGATGGTTTCCGGATGGATGTCATCAACTTGATTTCAAAGACACCTGGATTACCCGATGCGACGGTCCATCCAGGAGCATTGTATGGAGATGGTGGAGAACACTATATCAATGGACCGCGTGTCCATGAATTTCTACATGAGATGAACGAAGCATCGTTTGGAAAGTACGATGTCCTGACAGTCGGTGAGATGCCAGGAGCAACAACAGATGATGCCATTCTTTACACGGATCCGGCACGTAAAGAGGTCAACATGGTCTTTACGTTCGAACATATGGATCTTGATTCAGGTCCGAACGGAAAATGGGATGTCATTCCGTTTGATTTGCTTAAACTCAAGCAAAATTTCACCAAATGGCAAACAGCGTTGCATGAAACAGGCTGGAACTCCCTCTATTGGAACAACCACGATCAACCTCGAGTCGTCAGTCGATTTGGTAATGATACGACGTATCGCGTCGAGTCAGCTAAAATGCTCGCTACGCTCTTACACCTTCTAAAAGGAACGCCATATATCTATCAAGGCGAAGAAATCGGAATGACGAATGTCGCGTTTGAAGACATTACGGACTATGAAGATATCGAAATTCGGAACATGTGGAAAGAACGTACGGCACAAGGAGCATCACCGGCGGAACTACTACGTTCCATCCATATCAAAGGACGCGACAATGCGCGGACACCGATGCAGTGGGATGCATCGGGAAATGCTGGTTTCTCGACTGGAACACCATGGTTGAAGGTCAATCCGAATTATCCAGACATCAATGTGAAACAGGCGCTTGCCGATGAACAGTCCATCTTCTATTACTACCAGCAATTGATTCGACTACGACATGATCATGAACTCGTCGTATACGGTCGCTATGAACTCTTACTTGAAGATCATCCGGAAGTCTACGCGTATTCGCGGACGCTTGAAGGAGAAACGTGGTATATCTATTGTTCGTTTGCAGATCATGACATTCATGTACCGATTTCTCACGCGACAACGGATCGCGTGATTGGTAACTACGCTGACACCAATACATCGGATGGCTTGACATTACGGCCATATGAATCTGTCGTTTTCCGAACGTTTGACGCTTAA
- a CDS encoding thymidylate synthase has protein sequence MEQYHALCEHILEHGTKKEDRTGTGTLSVFGHQMRFSLQDGFPLITTKKLHMKSIIHELIWFISGDTNIRYLQENGVRIWNEWADENGDLGPVYGAQWRSFPRPDGTTVDQLAQVIEQIKTNPDSRRLIVSAWNPGQVDEMALPPCHLLFQFYVADGKLSCQLYQRSADVFLGVPFNIASYALLTHMIAHVCGLEVGDFVHTLGDAHIYSNHVEQVNLQLTRTPKKLPTLRFARTVDRIEDFRFEDIIIEGYDPDPHIKGVVAV, from the coding sequence ATGGAACAATATCATGCACTTTGCGAACACATTTTGGAACACGGAACAAAAAAGGAAGACCGGACAGGAACGGGAACGCTGAGCGTGTTTGGTCACCAAATGCGCTTCTCCCTTCAAGATGGCTTTCCGCTTATCACGACGAAAAAGCTACATATGAAATCAATCATCCATGAGTTGATCTGGTTTATTTCGGGTGATACGAATATTCGTTACTTGCAGGAAAACGGAGTGCGCATTTGGAACGAATGGGCAGATGAGAATGGGGATTTAGGACCTGTGTATGGGGCACAATGGCGTTCTTTCCCACGTCCTGACGGAACAACGGTCGATCAACTCGCACAAGTCATCGAACAAATCAAGACGAATCCGGATTCCCGTCGTTTGATCGTCAGCGCTTGGAATCCTGGACAAGTCGATGAGATGGCGTTACCTCCATGTCATCTCTTGTTCCAATTTTATGTCGCTGACGGAAAACTGTCCTGTCAGCTGTATCAACGTTCTGCCGACGTCTTTTTAGGCGTACCGTTCAATATTGCATCCTATGCCTTACTGACACATATGATTGCTCATGTGTGTGGACTCGAAGTCGGTGACTTCGTCCATACGCTCGGAGATGCCCACATCTACTCGAACCATGTGGAACAAGTCAATCTTCAGTTGACGCGTACCCCTAAAAAATTACCGACGCTGCGCTTCGCTCGAACAGTCGATCGTATTGAAGACTTCCGCTTCGAAGATATCATCATCGAAGGATATGATCCTGATCCGCATATTAAAGGTGTAGTGGCTGTATGA
- a CDS encoding dihydrofolate reductase, whose protein sequence is MITHIVAYTKNHVIGRDNAMPWHLPSDLAHFKRTTLGKPIIMGRKTFESIGRPLPGRKNIVITRDQNYVVDGVTIWHDLSTLHPYVDSEEEVFLIGGGELFAQTLPLVRRIYVTEIDATLEGDVYYPEIPSTFQITSETHYDAVEGNDYSFVIRQYDRSL, encoded by the coding sequence ATGATTACACACATCGTAGCGTACACGAAAAATCATGTCATCGGACGCGATAATGCCATGCCGTGGCACCTTCCATCTGATTTAGCACACTTTAAGCGTACGACGCTTGGTAAACCGATCATCATGGGGAGAAAGACGTTCGAATCAATTGGACGCCCGTTACCTGGTCGAAAGAACATCGTCATCACGCGTGATCAAAATTATGTAGTAGATGGCGTGACAATTTGGCATGATTTATCTACCTTACACCCATATGTTGATTCAGAGGAAGAAGTCTTTTTGATTGGTGGAGGAGAATTATTCGCTCAAACACTTCCTCTCGTACGGCGCATCTATGTAACAGAAATTGATGCGACGCTTGAGGGAGATGTCTATTACCCCGAGATCCCGTCTACTTTTCAAATCACGTCTGAAACGCATTATGATGCAGTAGAAGGAAATGATTACTCCTTTGTCATTCGTCAATATGATCGATCATTATAA
- a CDS encoding diguanylate cyclase: protein MEQNRKRAEKQLQQTINMVETLLRMPAVPRSELLALASWMEGLGREEVFKGLADQVSHEKITWERVDVVIDQSSVKELLQPIVDQLSARSRANRVRKELVVTVTKRFLENIKWKKSLEQARYMSRFFSSVEDTLSMSHDITMDAVIIDYACITDSVEVFKKLMKQMESAFVPIIIVGPSQSEVRQSSYEMGADDYWDETVRNEERHVRLARLLRKLRVVSSTILVDELTGAYNRKYLQNAFDRRTARLEREQRTFGLAIFDLDHFKRINDLHGHPTGDLVLSELATVVQQAARLDDEFIRFGGEEFILLFSAETLPQAIANMNKIRERIERHVFANGLKITVSIGLSFSFDIHTTLAQATAEADEALYQAKRNGRNQVLSYSTAISIEKLSVSIRVEERLLKQVRQLDLPDHPKYHFEVVPLDDQQTTQLQLAILSLDQLAIENFLRLEEWRKQRDSIIDVLVVTEQEDDRLAEALSRGATDYVMLTHVDQEVEEWITEWIMQIP, encoded by the coding sequence ATGGAGCAAAATCGAAAGCGGGCAGAAAAACAATTACAGCAAACGATCAACATGGTAGAGACATTACTTCGGATGCCGGCTGTACCACGATCAGAATTGCTTGCATTGGCGAGCTGGATGGAAGGACTCGGCAGAGAGGAAGTCTTTAAGGGACTCGCCGATCAAGTAAGCCATGAAAAAATTACTTGGGAACGAGTAGACGTTGTCATTGATCAGTCAAGCGTCAAAGAATTATTGCAACCTATCGTCGATCAGTTATCAGCGCGCTCACGTGCTAACCGGGTCCGAAAGGAATTAGTCGTCACTGTGACAAAACGTTTTCTTGAGAATATTAAATGGAAAAAGTCACTGGAACAAGCGCGCTATATGTCACGTTTTTTTAGCTCGGTAGAAGATACCTTATCAATGTCACACGACATTACGATGGACGCCGTCATCATCGATTATGCATGTATCACTGATTCAGTGGAAGTGTTCAAAAAGCTCATGAAGCAGATGGAATCCGCATTCGTTCCGATCATCATCGTCGGTCCGAGCCAATCAGAAGTCCGACAAAGTAGTTATGAGATGGGGGCCGATGATTATTGGGATGAAACTGTGAGGAATGAAGAACGTCATGTCCGCCTTGCGCGACTTTTACGAAAACTGAGAGTTGTATCGTCAACAATTTTGGTCGATGAATTGACAGGGGCTTATAATCGGAAATACCTTCAGAATGCATTTGATCGTCGCACAGCACGTTTAGAACGTGAACAACGAACATTTGGATTAGCGATTTTTGATCTTGATCACTTCAAACGAATCAATGACTTACATGGACATCCGACAGGAGACTTAGTCCTATCCGAACTAGCGACCGTCGTTCAACAAGCGGCTCGTCTCGACGATGAGTTCATTCGTTTCGGTGGTGAGGAATTCATTTTACTGTTTTCAGCAGAAACATTGCCTCAAGCAATCGCTAATATGAATAAAATACGTGAACGTATCGAACGACATGTTTTTGCGAATGGATTAAAAATTACTGTTTCGATTGGTCTATCCTTTTCATTTGATATACATACGACGCTTGCTCAAGCGACGGCGGAGGCAGATGAAGCGTTATATCAAGCAAAACGTAATGGACGTAACCAAGTCCTTTCCTACTCTACGGCAATATCGATTGAAAAATTATCTGTGTCTATCCGTGTCGAGGAAAGATTGCTTAAACAAGTCCGTCAGTTGGATCTACCCGATCATCCCAAATACCACTTCGAAGTGGTTCCATTAGACGATCAGCAGACAACACAACTACAACTGGCGATTCTTTCGCTTGATCAATTAGCGATCGAGAACTTTCTGCGACTAGAAGAATGGAGAAAACAACGAGATTCAATCATTGATGTTTTGGTCGTGACGGAACAAGAAGATGATCGTCTTGCAGAAGCCTTATCTCGAGGTGCTACCGATTATGTGATGTTAACTCATGTAGATCAAGAAGTGGAAGAATGGATCACAGAGTGGATTATGCAAATACCGTAA
- the fumC gene encoding class II fumarate hydratase yields MEYRVERDTMGEIRVPEAQEWGAQTQRSLENFKIGTEKMPIEVIRAFAVLKKGAALANRDLGVLETEKAGAIAEVCDEIIAGKFDDEFPLVVWQTGSGTQSNMNVNEVIARVATRKLKEQGSETTIHPNDDVNKSQSSNDTYPTAMHLAAKTVLLESLFPAIDALHATLDEKAKAFADIVKIGRTHLQDATPITLGQEISGWVRMLALSKQMIERTLDPLTELAIGGTAVGTGINAHPEFGDLAAKKMSEETGYEFTSAENKFHALTSHDQLVFTHGAVKALAMDAMKIANDVRWLASGPRAGIGEITIPENEPGSSIMPGKVNPTQSEALTMVAAQVLGNDATIGFAASQGNFELNVFKPVIMYNFIQSVRLLTDALHSFNDHCAIGIEPEQSVIAENVERSLMLVTALNPHIGYENAAKIAKAAHQSGSTLKEAALATGLLTEEQYDQWIVPADMVRPNLKA; encoded by the coding sequence GCACAAACACAACGTAGTCTAGAAAACTTTAAGATCGGAACGGAAAAAATGCCGATTGAAGTCATTCGTGCCTTTGCAGTCCTGAAAAAAGGAGCGGCGCTTGCGAACCGCGACTTAGGTGTGCTTGAGACAGAAAAAGCTGGTGCCATTGCTGAAGTATGTGACGAAATCATCGCGGGGAAATTCGATGATGAGTTTCCGCTTGTCGTTTGGCAAACGGGTTCAGGTACTCAGTCTAATATGAACGTCAATGAAGTGATCGCTCGGGTCGCGACACGCAAATTAAAGGAACAAGGCAGTGAAACGACGATTCATCCGAATGATGATGTCAATAAATCACAAAGTTCAAATGATACATATCCAACAGCGATGCATTTAGCGGCAAAAACAGTCTTATTGGAATCACTTTTCCCAGCTATCGATGCTCTGCATGCGACCCTTGATGAAAAAGCAAAGGCTTTTGCGGATATCGTTAAAATCGGACGAACACACTTGCAAGATGCTACACCAATCACACTTGGTCAAGAAATCAGCGGCTGGGTCCGGATGCTTGCGCTTTCGAAGCAAATGATCGAACGGACGCTTGATCCATTAACGGAACTAGCAATCGGCGGTACGGCAGTTGGTACGGGGATTAATGCGCATCCTGAGTTTGGTGATTTGGCAGCGAAGAAGATGAGTGAAGAGACGGGTTATGAATTCACGAGTGCGGAAAACAAATTCCACGCTTTAACAAGCCACGATCAACTCGTCTTCACACATGGTGCTGTCAAAGCACTAGCGATGGACGCGATGAAGATTGCAAATGACGTCCGCTGGCTTGCATCTGGTCCACGAGCAGGAATCGGTGAAATCACGATTCCAGAAAATGAACCAGGGAGCTCAATCATGCCAGGAAAAGTCAATCCGACTCAAAGTGAGGCATTGACGATGGTCGCTGCGCAAGTCCTCGGAAATGACGCAACGATTGGTTTTGCTGCAAGTCAAGGTAACTTTGAACTAAACGTCTTCAAGCCGGTCATCATGTATAACTTTATTCAATCCGTTCGTTTACTTACAGACGCCTTGCATTCGTTCAATGACCATTGTGCGATCGGCATTGAACCTGAGCAGTCCGTCATCGCTGAGAACGTCGAACGGTCACTGATGCTCGTAACAGCGCTCAATCCGCATATCGGATATGAGAATGCGGCAAAAATTGCGAAAGCGGCGCATCAGTCAGGGTCGACATTAAAAGAAGCGGCACTTGCGACAGGATTACTAACAGAAGAACAATATGATCAATGGATTGTACCAGCAGACATGGTTCGTCCGAACTTAAAAGCATGA